The following coding sequences lie in one Cronobacter universalis NCTC 9529 genomic window:
- a CDS encoding 2-dehydro-3-deoxy-6-phosphogalactonate aldolase, translating to MQWQNKLPLIAILRGITPDEAHDHVAAVIDAGFEAVEIPLNSPDWRTSIAAMVKTFGDRALIGAGTVLKPEQVDELAEMGSKLVVTPNIQPEVIRRAVSYGMTVCPGCATATEAFNAIEAGAQALKIFPSAAFGPDYIKALKAVLPPEIPVFAVGGVTPENLAVWLKAGCIGAGLGSDLYRAGQPVERTAAQAKAFVKAYREAVQ from the coding sequence ATGCAGTGGCAGAATAAACTTCCGCTCATCGCCATCCTACGCGGCATCACGCCCGACGAGGCGCACGATCACGTCGCGGCGGTTATCGACGCCGGGTTCGAGGCGGTGGAAATCCCTCTCAACTCGCCGGACTGGCGCACCAGTATCGCCGCGATGGTCAAAACGTTTGGCGATCGCGCGCTGATTGGCGCAGGCACGGTATTAAAGCCGGAGCAGGTGGATGAGCTGGCAGAGATGGGCAGTAAGCTTGTCGTGACGCCCAATATTCAGCCGGAGGTGATCCGACGCGCGGTGAGTTACGGCATGACCGTCTGCCCTGGCTGCGCCACGGCGACCGAGGCGTTCAACGCCATCGAGGCTGGCGCGCAGGCGCTGAAAATCTTCCCGTCCGCCGCCTTCGGCCCCGATTACATCAAAGCATTAAAAGCCGTGCTGCCGCCGGAAATACCGGTGTTCGCCGTGGGCGGCGTCACGCCGGAAAACCTGGCGGTGTGGCTGAAAGCGGGCTGCATCGGCGCCGGGCTTGGCAGCGATTTGTATCGCGCCGGACAGCCGGTTGAGCGCACGGCCGCGCAGGCGAAAGCATTTGTTAAGGCGTATCGGGAGGCAGTGCAATGA
- the dgoD gene encoding galactonate dehydratase, translated as MKITKLTTYRLPPRWMFLKIETDEGVVGWGEPVIEGRARTVEAAVHELGEYLIGQDPARINDLWQVMYRGGFYRGGPILMSAIAGIDQALWDIKGKALNAPVWQLMGGLVRDKIKAYSWVGGDRPAEVIAGIKTLRQIGFDTFKLNGCEELGIIDDSRKVDAAVNTVAQIREEFGSDIEFGLDFHGRVSAPMAKILIKELEPYRPLFIEEPVLAEQAEYYPRLAAQTHIPIAAGERMFSRFEFKRVLEAGGLAILQPDLSHAGGITECAKIAAMAEAYDVGLAPHCPLGPIALAACLHVDFISRNAVFQEQSMGIHYNQGAELLDFVKNKDDFKMEGGYFQPLMKPGLGVEIDEEQVVARSQGCADWRNPLWRHADGSVAEW; from the coding sequence ATGAAAATAACCAAACTAACGACATACCGTTTACCGCCCCGCTGGATGTTTCTGAAGATTGAAACCGACGAAGGCGTGGTGGGCTGGGGCGAGCCGGTGATTGAAGGCCGGGCGCGGACGGTCGAGGCGGCGGTGCATGAGCTGGGCGAATACCTGATTGGTCAGGATCCGGCGCGCATCAATGATCTGTGGCAGGTGATGTATCGCGGCGGGTTTTACCGCGGCGGCCCGATCCTGATGAGCGCCATCGCCGGTATCGACCAGGCGCTGTGGGATATTAAAGGCAAAGCGCTGAACGCGCCGGTCTGGCAGCTAATGGGCGGTCTGGTGCGCGATAAAATCAAAGCGTACAGCTGGGTGGGCGGCGACCGTCCGGCAGAGGTTATCGCCGGTATTAAAACGCTGCGCCAGATTGGTTTCGATACCTTTAAATTAAACGGCTGCGAAGAGTTAGGCATTATTGATGATTCACGTAAAGTCGACGCGGCGGTGAATACCGTAGCGCAGATCCGTGAAGAATTTGGCAGCGATATCGAATTTGGTCTCGATTTTCACGGTCGCGTCAGCGCGCCGATGGCGAAAATATTAATTAAAGAGCTGGAGCCGTATCGCCCGTTATTTATTGAAGAGCCGGTATTAGCAGAGCAGGCGGAATATTATCCGCGCCTCGCCGCGCAGACGCATATTCCAATTGCGGCGGGCGAGCGTATGTTCTCGCGCTTTGAATTTAAGCGCGTGCTGGAAGCGGGCGGGCTGGCCATTCTGCAACCCGATTTATCACATGCGGGCGGCATTACCGAGTGCGCGAAAATCGCCGCGATGGCGGAGGCGTATGACGTCGGCCTTGCGCCGCACTGCCCGCTCGGGCCCATCGCGCTGGCGGCCTGTCTGCATGTCGATTTCATTTCGCGCAATGCGGTGTTCCAGGAGCAGAGCATGGGCATCCACTATAACCAGGGGGCTGAGCTGCTTGATTTCGTTAAAAATAAAGACGATTTCAAAATGGAAGGCGGTTACTTCCAGCCATTGATGAAGCCGGGTCTTGGCGTGGAGATCGACGAAGAGCAGGTGGTGGCGCGCAGTCAGGGTTGCGCGGACTGGCGCAATCCGTTGTGGCGGCACGCTGATGGTTCTGTCGCCGAATGGTAA
- a CDS encoding MFS transporter encodes MDISVTAAKPGRRRYLTLAMIFITVVICYVDRANLAVASAHIQEEFGISKAEMGYVFSAFAWLYTLCQIPGGWFLDRMGSRLTYFIAIFGWSVATLFQGFATGLLSLIGLRAITGVFEAPAFPTNNRMVTSWFPEHERASAVGFYTSGQFVGLAFLTPLLIWIQELLSWHWVFIVTGGIGIIWSLVWFKVYQPPRLTKGISQAELDYIRDGGGLVDGDAPAAKAERQPLSRADWKLVFHRKLIGVYLGQFAVTSTLWFFLTWFPNYLTQEKGITALKAGFMTTVPFLAAFFGVLLSGWVADRLVRKGYSLGVARKLPIICGLLISTCIMGANYTNDPTWIVVLMALAFFGNGFASITWSLVSSLAPMRLIGLTGGMFNFVGGLGGITVPLVIGYLAQDYGFGPALVYISVVALIGALSYILLVGEVKRVG; translated from the coding sequence ATGGATATTTCTGTAACTGCTGCAAAACCGGGGCGTCGTCGTTATCTGACGCTGGCGATGATCTTTATTACCGTGGTGATTTGTTATGTCGACCGCGCCAATTTAGCCGTGGCGTCGGCGCATATTCAGGAGGAGTTTGGCATCAGCAAAGCGGAAATGGGCTACGTCTTTTCCGCCTTCGCCTGGCTCTATACGCTCTGCCAGATCCCCGGCGGCTGGTTTCTTGACCGCATGGGTTCGCGCCTGACCTACTTCATCGCGATTTTCGGCTGGTCAGTCGCGACGCTATTCCAGGGCTTCGCGACCGGGCTGCTCTCGCTCATCGGTCTGCGCGCCATCACCGGCGTGTTTGAAGCCCCCGCGTTCCCGACCAACAACCGCATGGTGACCAGTTGGTTTCCGGAGCACGAGCGCGCCTCGGCGGTCGGGTTTTACACCTCCGGGCAGTTCGTCGGGCTCGCGTTCCTCACGCCGCTGCTCATCTGGATCCAGGAGCTTTTAAGCTGGCACTGGGTGTTTATCGTCACCGGCGGGATCGGGATTATCTGGTCGCTCGTCTGGTTTAAGGTGTATCAACCGCCGCGGCTTACCAAAGGCATCAGCCAGGCGGAGCTCGATTACATCCGCGACGGCGGCGGCCTGGTGGACGGCGACGCGCCCGCCGCGAAGGCCGAGCGCCAGCCGCTCTCCCGCGCCGACTGGAAGCTGGTGTTCCATCGCAAACTGATTGGCGTTTATCTCGGCCAGTTTGCGGTTACCTCCACGCTCTGGTTCTTCCTGACCTGGTTCCCGAACTATCTCACCCAGGAGAAAGGCATCACGGCGCTGAAAGCGGGCTTTATGACCACCGTGCCGTTCCTCGCCGCGTTCTTTGGCGTGCTGCTCTCCGGCTGGGTGGCGGACCGTCTGGTGCGTAAAGGCTATTCGCTTGGCGTGGCGCGCAAGCTGCCGATTATCTGCGGTCTGCTGATCTCCACCTGCATTATGGGCGCGAATTACACCAACGATCCGACATGGATTGTCGTGCTGATGGCGCTCGCGTTCTTCGGTAACGGCTTTGCGTCGATCACCTGGTCGCTGGTCTCGTCGCTGGCCCCGATGCGCCTGATTGGGCTTACCGGCGGCATGTTTAACTTCGTCGGCGGGCTGGGCGGCATCACGGTGCCGCTGGTGATTGGTTATCTGGCGCAGGATTACGGCTTCGGCCCGGCGCTGGTGTACATCTCGGTCGTGGCGCTTATCGGCGCGCTCTCTTACATCCTGCTGGTCGGGGAGGTGAAGCGCGTCGGCTGA
- a CDS encoding MFS transporter: protein MHTDLYSTTLRQLNAKIIPFIILCYFVANLDKTNISIAALQMNADLGLSASMYGLGVGMFYISYIIFEIPSNVIMTKVGARVWIARIMITWGIVSAGMSLVQTPTQLYVMRFLLGMAEAGFTPGIIYYISCWFPKSNRARAMSFFYMGSVMASIIGLPISGSILNMHGLADIAGWRWLFAIEGIPAIVLGVMVLWRLPQTPDHAPWLSAEQKGWLKAQLARDNAGVEVGNNHSWLSALKNKTVLLLSLVWFLQAFGSIGITLFLPLIIKSMASDQSNIVVSLLSAVPFIAACLFMYLNGRHSDTTHERSWHLGLPLILSGVSLAIAIWSSNLLVAYGLLVLTVGFNFALTPIFWAVTTEKLAGVAAAASIAFINTVANFVGLGLPPVLGKIKDATDSYHYGLLIVAVALILGGIIGVLVSRPARLGVAGPSASLKQESR from the coding sequence ATGCATACCGATCTGTACTCGACCACCCTGCGGCAGCTTAACGCGAAGATAATCCCGTTTATTATTCTCTGCTACTTTGTCGCGAACCTCGATAAAACCAACATCTCCATCGCGGCGCTGCAAATGAACGCCGATCTCGGCCTGAGCGCCAGCATGTATGGCCTCGGCGTCGGGATGTTCTACATCTCCTACATCATTTTTGAAATCCCGAGCAACGTCATCATGACGAAGGTCGGCGCCCGCGTCTGGATCGCCCGCATCATGATCACCTGGGGCATCGTCAGCGCCGGGATGTCGCTGGTACAGACGCCAACGCAGCTCTACGTCATGCGCTTTTTGCTCGGCATGGCGGAGGCAGGCTTTACGCCGGGCATTATCTATTACATCTCCTGCTGGTTCCCGAAGAGCAACCGCGCGCGGGCGATGTCGTTCTTTTACATGGGCTCGGTGATGGCGTCGATTATCGGCCTGCCGATCTCCGGCTCTATTCTGAACATGCACGGCCTCGCGGATATCGCAGGCTGGCGCTGGCTGTTCGCTATTGAGGGCATTCCGGCGATAGTGCTCGGCGTTATGGTGCTGTGGCGACTGCCGCAGACGCCGGATCACGCCCCGTGGCTGTCGGCGGAACAAAAAGGCTGGCTGAAAGCGCAGCTGGCGCGCGACAACGCGGGTGTGGAAGTCGGTAATAACCACAGCTGGCTGAGCGCGCTGAAAAACAAAACCGTGCTGCTGCTGAGCCTGGTCTGGTTCCTCCAGGCGTTTGGCTCTATCGGCATCACGCTGTTTCTGCCGCTCATCATCAAAAGCATGGCGAGCGATCAGAGCAACATCGTGGTGAGTCTGCTCTCCGCCGTGCCGTTTATCGCCGCCTGCCTGTTTATGTATCTCAACGGCCGCCACTCCGACACCACGCATGAGCGCTCCTGGCATCTTGGCCTGCCGCTGATCCTCTCCGGCGTGTCGCTGGCCATCGCTATCTGGTCCAGCAACCTGCTGGTGGCTTACGGGCTGCTGGTGCTGACGGTCGGCTTTAACTTCGCCCTCACGCCGATCTTCTGGGCGGTCACGACCGAAAAACTGGCGGGTGTGGCCGCTGCCGCCTCTATCGCGTTTATTAATACCGTGGCGAATTTCGTCGGGCTCGGTCTGCCGCCGGTGCTCGGCAAAATCAAAGACGCGACGGATAGCTACCACTACGGGCTGCTGATTGTGGCCGTGGCGCTGATCCTGGGCGGCATTATTGGCGTGCTGGTCTCGCGCCCGGCGCGCCTCGGCGTAGCTGGACCGTCCGCCTCACTTAAACAGGAGTCCCGATGA
- a CDS encoding 2-hydroxyacid dehydrogenase: MKTIVLKHAYLPDALTAELRERYDLREFSQMSDADFVAIAGDIAALVTNGEAVVTGEFIARLPALSLIAVFGVGYDGVDVAAALERGIAVTHTPGVLTDDVADLAIGLMLATSRRIVAAQKFIEQGGWQQGGFTWTRKVSGARLGIFGMGRIGQAIARRAQAFDMTISYTGRQPHSALPYRFVPGLAQLAQESDFLMLCAPGGDATRGVVNAAVLEALGPQGILINIARGSVVDEAALIAALESGAIAGAGLDVFTDEPNVPASLQQRDNVVITPHMASATRETRREMSRLVLENVNAWCAGEPLITPVP, encoded by the coding sequence ATGAAAACGATTGTGCTGAAACACGCGTATCTGCCGGATGCGCTCACGGCGGAACTGCGCGAGCGCTACGATCTGCGTGAATTTTCGCAGATGTCTGACGCTGACTTCGTGGCGATTGCTGGCGACATCGCGGCGCTGGTCACCAACGGCGAAGCTGTGGTCACTGGTGAATTTATCGCCCGGCTACCGGCGCTTTCGCTCATTGCGGTTTTCGGCGTCGGTTATGACGGCGTGGACGTGGCGGCGGCGCTCGAGCGCGGCATCGCCGTCACCCATACGCCGGGCGTGCTGACGGATGACGTGGCCGATCTCGCCATCGGCCTGATGCTTGCCACGTCGCGCCGTATCGTCGCCGCGCAGAAGTTTATCGAGCAGGGCGGCTGGCAACAGGGCGGCTTTACGTGGACGCGAAAAGTCTCCGGCGCGCGGCTTGGCATTTTCGGCATGGGGCGCATCGGGCAGGCCATTGCCCGCCGCGCGCAGGCGTTTGATATGACTATCTCTTATACCGGCCGCCAGCCGCACAGCGCGCTGCCGTACCGCTTTGTGCCAGGTTTAGCGCAGCTGGCGCAGGAGAGCGATTTCCTGATGCTCTGCGCGCCAGGCGGCGATGCCACGCGCGGCGTGGTCAATGCCGCCGTGCTGGAGGCGCTCGGCCCACAAGGGATTCTGATTAACATCGCGCGCGGCAGCGTGGTGGATGAAGCGGCGCTGATTGCGGCGCTGGAGAGCGGCGCGATTGCCGGCGCCGGGCTGGATGTTTTTACGGATGAGCCGAACGTGCCCGCATCGCTTCAGCAGCGCGACAATGTCGTTATCACGCCGCATATGGCGAGCGCCACACGGGAGACGCGGCGCGAAATGTCGCGGCTGGTGCTGGAGAACGTCAACGCCTGGTGCGCGGGCGAGCCGCTGATTACGCCGGTTCCCTGA
- a CDS encoding DUF3748 domain-containing protein: protein MKQLTFAPRHHQLTNINVWTPDSQWLAFDVRPSGASFTGKTIERVNVGTGEVEVIYRAPDGAHVGVVTVSPVAEQYVFIHGPENPDDTWRYDFHHRRGVVVENGAAENLDAMDITPPFTPGALRGGSHVHVFSPDGAWLSFTYNDHVLHERDPALDLRNVGVALPFGPVTPPCAHPREYAGSRWCALVSRTTPAPRPGSDEINRAYEEGWVGLNGYQKADGTRQRRALAFIGDTLTHAGVKAPELFIVDLPQEEAAWKTPGDAPLEGAPDAMPAPPAGVMQRRLTFTHDRRYPGLAATPRHWVRSNPQGTEIAFLMNDDNGVAQLWLIAPAGGEPRQVTQGAQGVASAFSWHPSGEAIGFMQDNRIVLCDVHTGEITPLTPPQTAAISADAVVISPDGKRIAWMQETDGFRQIWMTETGR, encoded by the coding sequence ATGAAACAGCTCACCTTCGCCCCGCGTCACCATCAGCTCACCAATATTAACGTCTGGACGCCCGACAGCCAGTGGCTGGCGTTTGACGTGCGGCCATCCGGCGCGTCGTTTACCGGCAAAACCATTGAGCGCGTCAATGTCGGGACGGGGGAGGTAGAGGTTATCTACCGCGCGCCCGACGGCGCGCACGTCGGCGTGGTGACGGTGAGCCCCGTGGCGGAGCAGTATGTTTTCATTCACGGCCCGGAGAACCCGGACGACACCTGGCGCTACGATTTTCATCACCGCCGCGGCGTGGTAGTGGAAAACGGCGCGGCAGAGAATCTCGACGCGATGGATATCACGCCGCCGTTTACGCCCGGCGCGCTGCGCGGCGGCAGCCATGTGCATGTGTTCAGCCCGGACGGCGCCTGGCTGAGCTTTACCTATAACGACCACGTCCTGCATGAGCGCGATCCGGCGCTTGATTTGCGCAACGTCGGCGTGGCGCTGCCGTTCGGCCCGGTCACGCCGCCGTGCGCGCACCCGCGCGAATACGCGGGCAGCCGCTGGTGCGCGCTGGTAAGCCGCACCACGCCCGCGCCGCGCCCCGGCAGCGATGAGATCAACCGCGCGTATGAAGAGGGCTGGGTTGGGCTTAACGGTTATCAGAAAGCCGACGGCACGCGGCAGCGCCGCGCGCTGGCGTTTATCGGCGATACGCTGACGCACGCAGGCGTGAAAGCGCCGGAGCTGTTTATCGTGGATTTACCGCAAGAGGAAGCCGCGTGGAAAACGCCTGGCGACGCGCCGCTTGAAGGCGCGCCGGACGCCATGCCCGCGCCGCCTGCGGGCGTTATGCAGCGCCGCCTCACGTTCACGCACGATCGCCGCTATCCGGGGCTTGCCGCCACGCCGCGCCACTGGGTGCGCAGCAACCCGCAGGGCACGGAAATCGCCTTTTTGATGAACGATGATAACGGCGTGGCGCAACTGTGGCTCATTGCGCCTGCGGGCGGCGAACCGCGTCAGGTGACGCAGGGCGCTCAGGGCGTGGCGTCGGCGTTTAGCTGGCATCCGTCGGGCGAGGCTATCGGGTTTATGCAGGACAACCGGATTGTATTGTGTGATGTCCATACAGGCGAGATAACGCCGCTCACGCCGCCGCAGACGGCGGCGATTTCAGCCGATGCCGTAGTAATATCGCCGGATGGAAAACGCATCGCCTGGATGCAGGAGACAGACGGTTTCCGCCAGATCTGGATGACGGAAACCGGAAGATAA
- a CDS encoding YceK/YidQ family lipoprotein: MKMKNTLGKMIFCGSVLLLGGCSSVMSHTGGGEQGYYPGTRASATMLADDDTSWGLKPLVALDLPFTAIADTLLIPWDAFRTDKSVKSRVEESEKKSFAINAVIPPAP; this comes from the coding sequence ATGAAAATGAAAAATACTCTCGGGAAAATGATTTTTTGCGGTAGCGTTTTGCTGCTCGGCGGCTGTTCCAGCGTCATGTCGCACACCGGCGGCGGCGAGCAGGGGTACTATCCCGGCACGCGCGCCAGCGCGACGATGCTCGCCGATGACGATACCAGCTGGGGGCTGAAGCCGCTGGTGGCGCTCGATCTCCCCTTTACGGCGATAGCGGATACGCTGCTTATCCCGTGGGACGCCTTCCGTACCGATAAATCGGTGAAATCGCGGGTGGAAGAGAGCGAAAAGAAGTCCTTCGCCATTAACGCCGTGATCCCTCCCGCGCCCTGA
- the ibpA gene encoding small heat shock chaperone IbpA has translation MRNFDLSPLYRSAIGFDRLFNLLENNQSQSNGGYPPYNVELVDENHYRIAIAVAGFAESELEITAQDNLLVVKGSHAPDQKERTYLYQGIAERNFERKFQLAENIFVRGANLVNGLLYIELERVIPEAKKPRRIEIGN, from the coding sequence ATGCGTAACTTCGATTTATCCCCGCTGTATCGTTCCGCCATCGGTTTTGACCGTCTTTTCAATCTGCTTGAGAACAACCAGAGCCAGAGCAACGGCGGCTACCCTCCGTACAACGTCGAGCTGGTAGACGAAAACCACTACCGTATCGCCATTGCCGTGGCAGGCTTTGCAGAAAGCGAGCTGGAAATTACCGCCCAGGACAATCTGCTGGTGGTGAAAGGCTCCCACGCGCCGGATCAGAAAGAGCGTACCTACCTGTATCAGGGGATCGCCGAGCGCAACTTCGAGCGCAAATTCCAGCTGGCCGAAAATATCTTCGTGCGTGGCGCAAATCTGGTGAACGGCCTGCTCTACATCGAGCTTGAGCGCGTGATCCCGGAAGCCAAAAAACCGCGCCGTATCGAAATCGGTAACTAA
- the ibpB gene encoding small heat shock chaperone IbpB, with the protein MRNYDLSPFFRQWIGFDKLANALMNTAESQSFPPYNIEKSDDNHYRITLALAGFRQEDLEIELENTVLRVKGSPVKPENEPKWLHQGLVIQPFSLSFTLAEHMEVSGATFTNGLLHIDLVRNIPEALAPQRIAIGQPRAQDDERVIEGERPALSHSETENQ; encoded by the coding sequence ATGCGTAACTATGATTTATCCCCGTTTTTCCGTCAGTGGATCGGTTTTGACAAACTGGCCAACGCGCTGATGAACACCGCTGAAAGCCAGAGCTTCCCGCCCTATAACATCGAAAAAAGCGACGACAACCACTATCGCATTACCCTTGCGTTAGCCGGTTTCCGTCAGGAAGATCTGGAGATTGAGCTGGAAAATACCGTACTGCGCGTGAAAGGCTCGCCGGTAAAACCGGAAAACGAACCGAAATGGCTCCATCAGGGTCTGGTTATTCAGCCCTTCAGCCTGAGCTTTACGCTGGCTGAACATATGGAAGTCTCCGGCGCGACCTTCACCAACGGGCTGCTGCACATCGATCTGGTGCGCAATATTCCTGAAGCGCTGGCCCCGCAGCGTATCGCCATCGGTCAGCCGCGCGCCCAGGATGACGAGCGCGTCATTGAAGGCGAACGCCCGGCGCTGAGCCATAGTGAAACCGAAAACCAGTAA
- a CDS encoding GntR family transcriptional regulator — MIYKSIAERLRLRLNSSDYHIGSPLPGEKALAQEFGVARMTIRKAVDLLVGWGLVVRRHGSGTYVARKDVHHETTNLTGLAEVLRQQGKDVYSKVLQFEVMPAPPAIASQLRIQINERIYFSRRVRYVEGKPLMLEDSYMPVKLFRTLSLAHLEGSKFDYIEKECGITISGNYESLTPVLADKQLAAMMNVQEQTPLLRITSLSYSDSGEFLNYSVMFRNTSDYQVDYHLHRVRPPVL, encoded by the coding sequence GTGATCTACAAATCCATTGCCGAAAGGCTGCGTCTGCGCCTGAATTCATCGGATTACCACATCGGCAGCCCGTTACCCGGCGAGAAAGCGCTGGCGCAGGAGTTCGGCGTGGCGCGAATGACCATTCGCAAAGCGGTCGATTTGCTGGTGGGCTGGGGGCTGGTGGTGCGTCGCCACGGCAGCGGCACCTATGTGGCGCGTAAAGACGTGCACCACGAAACCACGAATCTGACGGGGCTTGCTGAGGTGCTGCGTCAGCAAGGGAAAGACGTGTACAGCAAGGTGTTGCAGTTTGAAGTGATGCCTGCCCCGCCCGCCATCGCCAGCCAGTTGCGCATCCAGATAAACGAGCGCATCTACTTTTCGCGACGGGTGCGTTATGTCGAGGGAAAACCGCTGATGCTGGAAGACAGCTATATGCCGGTGAAGCTGTTCCGCACGCTGTCGCTGGCGCATCTGGAGGGATCGAAGTTTGATTACATCGAGAAGGAGTGCGGCATTACCATCAGCGGCAACTATGAAAGCCTGACGCCGGTGCTGGCGGATAAACAGCTGGCGGCGATGATGAATGTGCAGGAGCAGACGCCGCTGCTGCGCATTACGTCGCTCTCTTACAGCGACAGCGGCGAATTTCTCAATTACTCGGTGATGTTTCGCAATACCAGCGACTATCAGGTAGATTACCACCTGCATCGCGTTCGCCCGCCGGTATTATGA
- a CDS encoding alpha-glucoside-specific PTS transporter subunit IIBC, whose translation MLSQIQRFGGAMFTPVLLFPFAGMVVGIAIMLQNPLFVGEAFTAPDNLFAQIVHIIEEGGWAAFRNMPLIFAVGLPIGLAREAQGRACLAVLISFLTWNYFINAMGMTWGHFFGVNFTADPVAGSGLTLIAGIKTLDTSIIGAIVISGIVTAIHNRYYAKSLPVFLGIFQGTSFVVIIAFFVMIPCAWLTLLGWPKVQMGIESLQAFLRSAGALGVWVYTFLERILIPTGLHHFVYGPFIFGPAAVEGGIQVYWAQHLQEFSQSTAPLKSLFPEGGFALHGNSKVFGSVGIALALWYTAAPENRVKVAGLLIPATLTAVLVGITEPLEFTFLFISPLLFAVHAVLAATMATLMYIFGVVGNMGGGLLDQFLPQNWIPMFHNHAGMVFTQIGIGCGFTALYFIVFRALILRFDLKTPGRAESDIRLYSKADYRAARGQTTAAAHSAAGQAAGFLQALGGAENIESINNCATRLRITLVDMAKTQSDDVFKALGAHGVVRRGNGIQVIVGLHVPQVRDQLESLMKTPSTTPLSPMTEAVS comes from the coding sequence ATGCTCAGTCAAATACAACGATTTGGCGGCGCCATGTTTACCCCGGTGTTGTTATTTCCTTTCGCCGGGATGGTCGTCGGCATTGCCATCATGCTGCAAAATCCGCTGTTTGTGGGCGAGGCATTCACCGCGCCCGATAATCTTTTCGCGCAGATCGTTCACATCATTGAAGAGGGCGGCTGGGCGGCATTTCGTAATATGCCGCTGATTTTCGCGGTCGGCTTACCGATTGGCCTCGCCCGCGAGGCGCAGGGTCGCGCCTGCCTCGCCGTGCTGATTAGCTTTCTCACCTGGAACTATTTCATTAACGCGATGGGCATGACCTGGGGTCACTTCTTTGGCGTTAATTTTACGGCCGATCCTGTCGCGGGCAGCGGGTTAACGCTGATTGCCGGGATTAAAACGCTCGATACCAGCATTATCGGCGCGATTGTTATCTCCGGGATCGTTACGGCCATTCATAACCGTTATTACGCAAAATCGTTACCGGTTTTCCTTGGCATTTTTCAGGGTACCTCGTTTGTGGTGATTATCGCGTTCTTTGTGATGATCCCCTGCGCCTGGCTCACGCTGCTGGGCTGGCCGAAAGTGCAGATGGGCATTGAGTCATTACAGGCGTTTTTACGCTCCGCCGGCGCGCTCGGCGTCTGGGTCTACACCTTCCTTGAGCGCATTCTGATCCCGACCGGGCTGCACCACTTCGTCTACGGCCCGTTTATCTTCGGCCCGGCGGCGGTGGAAGGCGGCATTCAGGTCTACTGGGCGCAGCATTTGCAGGAATTCAGCCAGAGCACGGCGCCGCTTAAATCGCTGTTCCCGGAAGGCGGTTTTGCGCTGCATGGCAACTCGAAAGTGTTTGGCTCGGTGGGCATCGCGCTGGCGCTCTGGTACACCGCCGCGCCGGAAAATCGCGTCAAAGTGGCGGGGCTGTTAATTCCGGCGACGTTAACGGCGGTGCTGGTGGGGATCACCGAGCCGCTGGAGTTCACCTTCCTGTTTATTTCTCCGCTGCTGTTCGCGGTGCATGCGGTGCTGGCGGCCACGATGGCGACGCTGATGTATATCTTCGGCGTCGTGGGCAACATGGGCGGCGGCCTGCTCGATCAGTTCCTGCCGCAGAACTGGATACCCATGTTCCATAACCACGCCGGCATGGTGTTCACCCAGATTGGCATCGGCTGCGGGTTTACCGCGCTCTACTTCATCGTCTTCAGGGCGCTTATCCTGCGCTTCGACCTCAAAACGCCAGGCCGCGCCGAGAGCGACATCAGGCTCTACAGCAAAGCCGATTACCGCGCCGCGCGGGGGCAGACCACGGCGGCCGCGCACTCCGCTGCCGGTCAGGCCGCCGGATTCCTCCAGGCGCTCGGCGGCGCGGAGAATATCGAAAGCATCAATAACTGCGCCACCCGGTTGCGCATCACGCTCGTCGACATGGCGAAAACCCAGAGTGACGACGTCTTTAAAGCCCTTGGCGCCCACGGCGTGGTGCGTCGCGGCAACGGCATCCAGGTGATTGTCGGCCTGCACGTTCCTCAGGTGCGCGACCAGCTGGAATCGCTGATGAAAACCCCTTCCACGACCCCACTATCCCCCATGACGGAGGCTGTATCATGA